A part of Streptomyces sp. NBC_01235 genomic DNA contains:
- a CDS encoding (Fe-S)-binding protein, translating to MRVALFLTCVNDTLYPDTGRAVVKLLTRLGVEVDFPMAQTCCGQAHYNTGYRHEAEPLARHFSDVFGEYEAIVTPSGSCGAMVRELYPRMGERARAEGRGDTLAATLAPVVPKTYELTEFLVDVLGVTDVGAYYPHTVTYHPTCHGLRSLGLGERPRRLLQAVKGLELAELPGADECCGFGGTFALKNADVSAAMGADKVRNAESTGAEVLCAADNSCLMHIGGTMARLRTGMRPVHIAEILASTEEEPAL from the coding sequence ATGCGTGTCGCACTGTTCCTGACCTGTGTCAACGACACGCTCTATCCGGACACCGGCCGTGCCGTGGTGAAGCTCCTGACCAGGCTGGGTGTCGAGGTCGACTTCCCGATGGCCCAGACCTGCTGCGGGCAGGCCCACTACAACACCGGCTACCGCCATGAGGCCGAGCCGCTCGCCCGGCATTTCTCCGATGTCTTCGGGGAGTACGAGGCGATCGTGACGCCGTCCGGGTCCTGCGGGGCGATGGTGCGGGAGCTGTATCCGAGGATGGGCGAGCGGGCCCGGGCCGAGGGGCGCGGGGACACCCTCGCCGCCACGCTGGCGCCGGTGGTCCCGAAGACGTACGAGCTCACCGAGTTCCTGGTGGACGTGCTCGGGGTGACGGACGTCGGCGCGTACTACCCGCACACGGTGACCTATCACCCGACGTGTCACGGACTGCGGAGTCTCGGACTCGGGGAACGGCCCCGGCGGCTGCTCCAGGCGGTGAAGGGGCTGGAGCTGGCCGAACTGCCCGGCGCCGACGAGTGCTGTGGCTTCGGCGGGACCTTCGCGCTGAAGAACGCGGACGTCTCGGCGGCGATGGGCGCCGACAAGGTGCGCAACGCCGAGTCGACGGGCGCCGAGGTGCTGTGCGCGGCCGACAACTCCTGCCTGATGCACATCGGCGGGACCATGGCCCGGCTGAGGACGGGCATGCGGCCGGTGCACATCGCGGAGATCCTGGCGAGCACGGAAGAGGAGCCGGCCCTGTGA
- a CDS encoding LutC/YkgG family protein yields MSSRERILGRVRRALADVPPDDTPYGEAVARDYLREHGDRSVEETVELLAENLADYRAVVHRCGEGELPSVVARLLAERKAATVLVPPGLEEAWLAETDVARVPDRGESTAHELDRVDSVVTACAVAIAETGTIVLDGGPDQGRRRITLVPDHHICVVRVPDQVVSSVPQGLERLDPGRPLTWISGPSATSDIELDRVEGVHGPRTLEVILVG; encoded by the coding sequence GTGAGCAGCAGGGAGCGGATCCTGGGCCGGGTGCGGCGCGCGCTGGCCGACGTGCCGCCGGACGACACCCCGTACGGGGAGGCCGTCGCGCGCGACTATCTGCGCGAGCACGGCGACCGGAGCGTCGAGGAGACGGTGGAACTGCTGGCGGAGAACCTGGCGGACTACCGGGCCGTCGTCCACCGGTGCGGTGAAGGTGAACTGCCTTCCGTGGTAGCCCGGTTGCTCGCGGAGCGGAAGGCGGCGACCGTGCTCGTGCCGCCCGGGCTGGAAGAGGCGTGGCTGGCGGAGACGGACGTCGCGCGCGTGCCGGACCGGGGTGAGAGCACCGCGCACGAACTCGACCGGGTCGACAGCGTGGTCACCGCGTGCGCGGTGGCCATCGCGGAGACGGGGACGATCGTGCTCGACGGCGGGCCCGACCAGGGCCGTCGCCGGATCACCCTCGTGCCCGACCACCACATCTGCGTGGTGCGGGTGCCGGACCAGGTCGTGTCCTCCGTCCCTCAGGGCCTCGAACGGCTCGATCCCGGACGTCCGTTGACATGGATCTCGGGCCCCTCCGCCACCAGCGACATCGAGCTGGACCGGGTGGAGGGAGTGCACGGCCCGCGCACGCTGGAGGTGATCCTGGTGGGCTGA
- a CDS encoding vWA domain-containing protein: protein MSADVADRLVAFVAALRAHGVRVGTGETVDAAEATAALGFADRGLLREGLAATLLHSTDQRRLFDTVFDLYFPRGVGAPQDEPGDRDDLRDRLAAALAAGDEAVLARLAIEAVDGLGGYGSSPGAEGWSSYQTLERLRPQTLLARVRDDIRSRGGDVGFADRLLEDEIRRRIEAFRALVAQEARRRVAERRGRDEIARRAVAPTADRVDFLYAGKDRLAELRRTVQPLARRLATRMAARRRRASRGTIDLRRTLRGSLSTGGVPMRPVLRRRRPARPELVLLCDVSGSVSGFSDFTMLLVQALHDQFGKVRAFAFVNRIDEVTGLLQHGAADPEGLGARIRAEARLTGYHGSSDYGVALGEFVERYGAAVGPRTTVFVLGDARTNMSDPNTAALRQISEQARHVHWLNPEPRPQWGTGDSAAPEYAELVAMHECRNAHQLGVLVGRLLPV from the coding sequence GTGAGCGCCGATGTCGCCGACCGTCTGGTCGCATTCGTCGCCGCGCTGCGCGCGCACGGCGTCCGTGTCGGCACCGGCGAGACGGTGGACGCCGCCGAGGCGACGGCGGCGCTGGGGTTCGCGGACCGCGGGCTCCTGCGCGAGGGACTGGCCGCGACGCTGCTGCACTCGACGGACCAACGGCGGCTGTTCGACACCGTCTTCGACCTGTACTTCCCGCGCGGCGTCGGTGCGCCCCAGGACGAGCCCGGCGACCGGGACGACCTGCGCGACCGGCTGGCCGCCGCGCTCGCCGCGGGCGACGAGGCGGTGCTGGCCCGGCTGGCGATCGAGGCGGTCGACGGGCTGGGCGGGTACGGGAGTTCACCGGGCGCGGAGGGCTGGTCCTCGTACCAGACCCTGGAACGGCTGCGCCCGCAGACCCTGTTGGCGCGGGTGCGGGACGACATCCGGTCCCGGGGCGGTGACGTCGGGTTCGCCGACCGGCTCCTCGAGGACGAGATCCGGCGCCGCATCGAGGCCTTCCGCGCTCTGGTGGCCCAGGAGGCGCGGCGCCGGGTGGCGGAGCGGCGCGGGCGGGACGAGATCGCCCGGCGGGCGGTGGCGCCGACCGCTGACCGGGTCGACTTCCTGTACGCGGGGAAGGACCGGCTGGCCGAACTACGCCGGACGGTACAGCCGTTGGCCCGCAGACTCGCCACCCGCATGGCGGCGCGCCGCCGCCGGGCCTCCCGGGGCACCATCGACTTGCGGCGCACCCTGCGCGGCTCCCTCTCGACAGGCGGGGTACCGATGCGGCCCGTGCTGCGCCGCCGGCGTCCGGCCCGCCCCGAACTGGTGCTGCTGTGCGACGTGTCGGGCTCGGTGTCCGGCTTCTCCGACTTCACGATGCTGCTGGTGCAGGCGCTGCACGACCAGTTCGGCAAGGTGCGCGCGTTCGCCTTCGTCAACCGGATCGACGAGGTGACGGGGCTGCTCCAGCACGGCGCGGCCGATCCGGAGGGGCTCGGCGCCCGGATCCGGGCCGAGGCGCGGCTGACGGGCTATCACGGCAGCAGCGACTACGGCGTCGCCCTGGGCGAGTTCGTGGAGCGCTACGGCGCGGCGGTCGGCCCGCGCACCACCGTCTTCGTGCTGGGCGACGCCCGCACGAACATGAGTGATCCGAACACGGCCGCGCTGCGGCAGATCTCCGAACAGGCGCGTCACGTGCACTGGTTGAACCCCGAGCCCCGGCCCCAGTGGGGCACGGGCGACTCGGCGGCACCCGAGTACGCCGAGCTGGTCGCCATGCACGAGTGCCGCAACGCCCACCAACTCGGCGTCCTGGTCGGCAGGTTGCTCCCGGTCTAG
- a CDS encoding AAA family ATPase: MFTSVDDVSARLAESGYLASPAVATTVFLADRLGKPLLVEGPAGVGKTELAKAVAEVAGARLIRLQCYEGVDESRALYEWNHAKQLLRISAGRDETWDETRTDIFSEEFLLPRPLLTAIRGDEPTVLLIDETDKADVEMEGLLLEVLSDFQVTVPELGTITATRRPFVVLTSNAGRELSEALRRRCLFLHIGFPEEELERQIVRLRVPGIDAALAESVVRVVGALRAMDLRKAPSVAETIDWARTLLALGATTLDERVVRDSLGVILKHQDDVLKAGAKLDLDAV, from the coding sequence TTGTTCACGTCCGTCGACGATGTCTCGGCCCGGCTCGCCGAGAGCGGCTATCTGGCCTCCCCCGCCGTCGCCACGACCGTCTTCCTCGCCGACCGGCTCGGCAAACCGCTGCTCGTGGAGGGCCCGGCCGGGGTCGGCAAGACGGAACTCGCCAAGGCGGTGGCCGAGGTGGCGGGGGCCCGGCTGATACGGCTGCAATGCTACGAGGGTGTCGACGAGTCCCGGGCGCTGTACGAGTGGAACCACGCCAAGCAGTTGCTGCGCATCAGCGCGGGCCGCGACGAGACGTGGGACGAGACCCGCACGGACATCTTCAGCGAGGAGTTCCTCCTCCCGCGCCCGCTGCTGACCGCCATCCGGGGCGACGAGCCGACCGTCCTGCTGATCGACGAGACCGACAAGGCCGACGTCGAGATGGAGGGGCTGCTCCTCGAAGTGCTCAGCGACTTCCAGGTCACCGTCCCGGAGCTGGGCACGATCACCGCGACCCGCCGCCCCTTCGTCGTCCTCACCTCGAACGCCGGACGTGAACTGTCGGAGGCGCTGCGCCGCCGCTGTCTCTTTCTCCACATCGGCTTCCCCGAGGAGGAGCTGGAGCGACAGATCGTCCGGCTGCGGGTGCCCGGCATCGACGCGGCGCTGGCCGAGTCGGTGGTCCGGGTGGTCGGCGCGCTGCGGGCGATGGACCTGCGCAAGGCGCCCTCCGTCGCCGAGACCATCGACTGGGCGCGCACGCTGCTCGCGCTCGGCGCCACCACCCTCGACGAGAGGGTCGTACGCGACAGTCTGGGCGTGATCCTCAAGCACCAGGACGACGTCCTCAAGGCCGGTGCGAAGCTCGACCTGGACGCCGTGTGA
- a CDS encoding LutB/LldF family L-lactate oxidation iron-sulfur protein: MSGTFVGMPAFPKAAHEAVGNATLRGNLRHATHTIRAKRAVAVAELDDWVELREAGKLIKDHTLRHLDRYLVQLEESVTAAGGTVHWAADADEANRIVARLVKETGEPEVVKVKSMATQEIGLNEALEAEGIRAYETDLAELIVQLGKDRPSHILVPAIHRNRGEIRDIFRAEMSEWGRPAPEGLTDTPAELAEAARLHLREKFLRAKVGISGANFMVAETGTLVVVESEGNGRMCLTLPETLISVVGIEKIVPTWRDLEVFLQTLPRSSTAERMNPYTSTWTGTTDGDGPQTFHLVLLDNGRTDTLADEVGRQALRCIRCSACLNVCPVYERAGGHAYGSVYPGPIGAILSPQLRGIQSEIDASLPYASSLCGACYDVCPVAIDIPEVLVHLRERVVQGGPVTRDGNKVVLKPAKGHAAERAAMRAARWAFGRPGALRTGQRLASRTRRLHPRTLPGPGKAWSGTRDLPAVPAEPFRDWWQRTNGGTTGKEAAK, translated from the coding sequence GTGAGCGGGACGTTCGTCGGGATGCCGGCGTTCCCGAAGGCCGCGCACGAGGCGGTCGGCAACGCGACCCTGCGCGGCAACCTGCGGCACGCCACGCACACCATCCGCGCCAAACGCGCGGTCGCCGTCGCTGAACTCGACGACTGGGTGGAGCTGCGCGAGGCCGGCAAGCTGATCAAGGACCACACCCTCCGTCATCTCGACCGGTACCTGGTCCAGTTGGAGGAGTCGGTCACGGCGGCGGGCGGCACGGTTCACTGGGCCGCCGACGCGGACGAGGCGAACCGGATCGTGGCCCGACTGGTCAAGGAGACCGGCGAGCCGGAGGTCGTCAAGGTCAAGTCGATGGCCACGCAGGAGATCGGGCTCAACGAAGCGCTCGAGGCCGAGGGCATCCGGGCCTACGAGACCGACCTCGCCGAGCTCATCGTGCAGCTCGGCAAGGACCGCCCCTCGCACATCCTCGTCCCGGCCATCCACCGCAACCGGGGTGAGATCCGGGACATCTTCCGCGCGGAGATGAGTGAGTGGGGGCGCCCGGCTCCCGAGGGCCTCACCGACACGCCCGCCGAACTCGCCGAGGCCGCCCGCCTCCATCTCCGGGAGAAGTTCCTGCGGGCCAAGGTGGGGATCTCCGGCGCGAACTTCATGGTCGCCGAGACCGGCACCCTGGTCGTCGTCGAGTCCGAGGGCAACGGGCGGATGTGCCTCACGCTCCCCGAGACCCTGATCTCCGTCGTCGGCATCGAGAAGATCGTGCCGACCTGGCGGGACCTGGAGGTCTTCCTCCAGACGCTGCCCCGCTCCTCGACGGCCGAGCGCATGAACCCCTACACGTCGACCTGGACCGGGACGACGGACGGCGACGGTCCGCAGACCTTCCATCTCGTGCTGCTGGACAACGGCCGCACCGACACCCTCGCCGACGAGGTCGGCCGCCAGGCCCTGCGCTGCATCCGCTGCTCGGCCTGTCTGAACGTCTGCCCGGTGTACGAGCGAGCGGGCGGCCACGCCTACGGCTCCGTCTACCCGGGCCCGATCGGCGCGATCCTCAGTCCCCAACTCCGGGGCATACAGAGCGAGATCGACGCCTCACTCCCGTACGCCTCATCCCTCTGCGGAGCCTGTTACGACGTCTGCCCGGTCGCCATCGACATCCCGGAGGTGCTGGTGCACCTGCGGGAACGGGTCGTCCAGGGCGGGCCGGTGACGCGGGACGGCAACAAGGTGGTGCTGAAACCTGCCAAGGGCCATGCCGCCGAACGCGCCGCGATGCGGGCGGCCCGCTGGGCGTTCGGCCGCCCCGGCGCCCTGCGCACCGGGCAGCGGCTCGCCTCCCGCACCCGCCGCCTGCACCCTCGTACCCTGCCCGGTCCCGGGAAGGCGTGGAGCGGTACGCGGGATCTGCCGGCCGTGCCCGCGGAGCCGTTCCGCGACTGGTGGCAGCGTACGAACGGCGGCACCACCGGCAAGGAGGCGGCGAAGTGA
- a CDS encoding bifunctional aldolase/short-chain dehydrogenase: MAPHPEASALIGRSHRLGADPRNTNYAGGNASAKGTDTDPVTGGDVELMWVKGSGGDLGTLTEAGLAVLRLDRLRALQDVYPGVEREDEMVAAFDYCLHGKGGAAPSIDTAMHGLVDAAHVDHLHPDSGIALACAADGEKLTAECFGDAVAWVPWRRPGFQLGLDIAAIKAANPQAVGCVLGGHGITAWGDTSEECERNSLHIIRTAEAFLAEKGKAEPFGPVLDGYEALPEDERRERAAVLAPHVRAIASQDKPQVGHFTDSDAVLDFVARAEHPRLAALGTSCPDHFLRTKVRPLVLDLPPTAPPAEAIARLKELHAAYREEYAAYYQRHAEPDSPAMRGADPAIVLVPGVGMFSFGKDKQTARVAGEFYVNAINVMRGAEAVSTYAPIEESEKFRIEYWALEEAKLQRMPRPKPLATRVALVTGAGSGIGKAIAHRLVAEGACVVVADLDAENAAAVAEELGGPDKAVAVTVDVTSEEQITAAFEAAALAFGGVDLVVNNAGISISKPLLETSAKDWDLQHNIMARGSFLVSREAARVMIAQGLGGDIVYIASKNAVFAGPNNIAYSATKADQAHQVRLLAAELGEHGIRVNGVNPDGVVRGSGIFAGGWGAQRAAVYGVQEEKLGEFYAQRTILKREVLPEHVANAVFALTGGELTHTTGLHVPVDAGVAAAFLR, encoded by the coding sequence ATGGCACCGCACCCCGAAGCCTCTGCTCTCATCGGCCGGTCGCACCGGCTCGGCGCTGATCCTCGTAACACCAACTACGCCGGCGGGAACGCCTCCGCCAAGGGAACCGACACCGATCCCGTGACCGGTGGGGACGTCGAGCTGATGTGGGTGAAGGGGTCGGGCGGCGACCTCGGCACGCTCACCGAGGCCGGGCTCGCCGTACTGCGGCTGGACCGGCTGCGGGCACTGCAGGACGTGTACCCGGGGGTCGAGCGCGAGGACGAGATGGTCGCCGCGTTCGACTACTGCCTGCACGGCAAGGGCGGTGCGGCGCCGTCGATCGACACCGCCATGCACGGGCTCGTCGACGCCGCCCACGTGGACCATCTGCACCCCGACTCCGGTATCGCGCTCGCCTGCGCGGCCGACGGGGAGAAGCTGACCGCCGAGTGCTTCGGCGACGCCGTCGCCTGGGTGCCCTGGCGGCGGCCCGGCTTCCAGCTCGGGCTCGACATCGCCGCCATCAAGGCCGCCAACCCGCAGGCCGTCGGATGCGTCCTCGGCGGGCACGGGATCACCGCCTGGGGCGACACCTCCGAGGAGTGCGAGCGCAACTCGCTGCACATCATCCGCACGGCCGAGGCCTTCCTCGCAGAGAAGGGCAAGGCCGAGCCCTTCGGTCCTGTCCTCGACGGCTACGAGGCGCTGCCCGAGGACGAGCGGCGGGAGCGGGCCGCCGTGCTCGCGCCGCACGTGCGGGCCATCGCTTCCCAGGACAAGCCGCAGGTCGGGCACTTCACCGACTCCGACGCCGTCCTCGACTTCGTGGCGCGGGCCGAGCACCCGCGTCTTGCCGCGCTCGGCACCTCCTGCCCGGACCACTTCCTGCGCACCAAGGTGCGGCCGCTGGTCCTCGACCTGCCCCCGACCGCTCCGCCGGCCGAGGCCATCGCGCGGCTGAAGGAGCTGCACGCCGCCTACCGCGAGGAGTACGCCGCCTACTACCAGCGGCACGCCGAGCCCGACTCCCCCGCCATGCGCGGCGCCGACCCCGCGATCGTGCTCGTCCCCGGTGTGGGCATGTTCTCCTTCGGCAAGGACAAGCAGACCGCGCGCGTGGCCGGCGAGTTCTACGTCAACGCGATCAACGTGATGCGGGGCGCCGAGGCGGTGTCGACGTACGCGCCGATCGAGGAGTCGGAGAAGTTCCGCATCGAGTACTGGGCGCTGGAGGAGGCCAAGCTCCAGCGGATGCCGAGGCCCAAGCCGCTCGCCACCCGGGTTGCCCTGGTGACGGGGGCCGGGAGCGGGATCGGGAAGGCGATCGCGCACCGTCTGGTCGCCGAGGGCGCGTGTGTCGTCGTCGCCGATCTCGACGCCGAGAACGCCGCCGCCGTCGCGGAGGAGCTGGGCGGGCCCGACAAGGCCGTCGCCGTCACCGTCGACGTGACGTCCGAGGAACAGATCACCGCTGCCTTCGAGGCCGCCGCGCTCGCCTTCGGCGGGGTCGACCTCGTCGTCAACAACGCCGGGATCTCCATCTCCAAGCCGCTTCTGGAGACCTCGGCGAAGGACTGGGATCTCCAGCACAACATCATGGCCCGCGGTTCTTTCCTCGTCTCGCGTGAGGCGGCGCGGGTGATGATCGCGCAGGGGCTGGGCGGGGACATCGTCTACATCGCGTCGAAGAACGCCGTCTTCGCCGGACCCAACAACATCGCCTACTCGGCCACCAAGGCCGATCAGGCCCACCAAGTGCGGCTGCTGGCCGCCGAGTTGGGCGAGCACGGCATCCGCGTCAACGGGGTCAACCCGGACGGCGTGGTGCGCGGCTCCGGCATCTTCGCCGGTGGCTGGGGTGCTCAGCGCGCGGCCGTGTACGGGGTCCAGGAGGAGAAGCTGGGCGAGTTCTACGCGCAGCGGACCATCCTCAAGCGTGAGGTGCTGCCGGAGCATGTCGCGAACGCCGTGTTCGCGCTGACGGGCGGGGAACTCACCCACACCACCGGACTGCACGTCCCTGTCGACGCGGGTGTGGCGGCCGCGTTCCTCCGGTGA
- the rhaI gene encoding L-rhamnose isomerase, translating to MTDLAAVKAVLKTQAVETPSWAYGNSGTRFKVFAQEGVPRTPQEKLDDAAQVHAFTGVAPTVALHIPWDKVEDYSALAKHAEDRGVKLGAINSNTFQDDAYKLGSICHPDAAVRRKALDHLLECVDIMDATGSADLKLWFADGTNYPGQDDLRERQDRLAEGLAEVYARLGDGQRMLLEYKFFEPAFYSTDVPDWGTAYAHCLKLGPKAQVVVDTGHHAPGTNIEFIVATLLREGKLGGFDFNSRFYADDDLMVGAADPFQLFRIMYEVVRGGGFTSEVAFMLDQCHNIEAKIPAIIRSVMNVQEATAKALLVDRSALAAAQASGDVLEANAVVMDAYNTDVRPLLREVREEMGLDPEPMAAYRRSGWAEKIVAERVGGEQAGWGA from the coding sequence GTGACCGACCTCGCCGCGGTGAAGGCCGTGCTGAAGACCCAGGCCGTCGAGACGCCGTCGTGGGCGTACGGGAACTCGGGGACCCGCTTCAAGGTGTTCGCCCAGGAGGGCGTCCCGCGCACCCCGCAGGAGAAGCTGGACGACGCCGCACAGGTGCACGCGTTCACCGGCGTCGCCCCGACCGTGGCGCTGCACATTCCGTGGGACAAGGTGGAGGACTACTCCGCACTTGCGAAACATGCCGAGGACCGGGGCGTGAAGCTGGGGGCGATCAACTCCAACACCTTCCAGGACGACGCCTACAAGCTGGGCAGCATCTGCCACCCGGATGCGGCGGTGCGGCGGAAGGCGCTCGATCATCTGCTGGAGTGCGTCGACATCATGGACGCGACGGGCTCCGCCGATCTGAAGCTGTGGTTCGCCGACGGGACGAACTATCCCGGGCAGGACGACCTCCGCGAGCGGCAGGACCGGCTGGCCGAGGGCCTGGCCGAGGTGTACGCGCGGCTCGGGGACGGGCAGCGGATGCTGCTGGAGTACAAGTTCTTCGAGCCCGCCTTCTACTCGACGGACGTCCCCGACTGGGGGACGGCGTACGCGCACTGTCTGAAGCTCGGCCCGAAGGCACAGGTCGTGGTCGACACCGGGCACCACGCGCCCGGAACCAACATCGAGTTCATCGTCGCCACCCTGCTGCGGGAGGGGAAGCTCGGCGGGTTCGACTTCAACTCCCGGTTCTACGCCGACGACGACCTGATGGTGGGAGCGGCCGACCCGTTCCAGCTGTTCCGGATCATGTACGAGGTGGTGCGCGGGGGCGGGTTCACGTCCGAGGTCGCGTTCATGCTCGACCAGTGCCACAACATCGAGGCGAAGATTCCGGCGATCATCCGTTCCGTGATGAACGTGCAGGAGGCGACGGCCAAGGCGCTGCTCGTCGACCGGTCGGCGTTGGCTGCCGCGCAGGCGTCCGGCGATGTGCTGGAGGCGAATGCCGTGGTGATGGACGCCTACAACACCGATGTGCGGCCGTTGCTTCGTGAGGTGCGGGAGGAGATGGGGCTGGACCCCGAGCCGATGGCGGCTTACCGGCGGTCCGGGTGGGCCGAGAAGATCGTTGCCGAGCGGGTCGGTGGGGAGCAGGCCGGCTGGGGCGCGTGA
- a CDS encoding rhamnulokinase produces the protein MKSYAAVDLGASSGRVMVGRVSPDSLELAQAHRFPNRPVRVPEGLRWDVLSLYAGVLDGLRAAGQVDSVGIDSWAVDYGLLDADGALLGNPVHYRDARTEGVAEKVWGAVPAAELYAATGLQYAPFNTLYQLTAAASSAQLAQARRLLLIPDLLTYWLTGEQGTELTNASTTQLIDPRTRDWSYDVAARLGVDLSLFAPLRQPGDPAGLLRAEVLEETGLTGPVPVTAVGSHDTASAVAAVPATGERFAYICTGTWSLAGLELDAPVLTEESRAANFTNELGLDGTVRYLRNIMGLWLLQECVRAWGDPELGGLLRDAAAVPALRSVVDAGDAAFLAPGRMPERIAEACRASGQPVPASPAEITRCILDSLALAHRRAVEEAQRLADHPVDVVHIVGGGTRNALLCQLTADACGLPVVAGPTEAAALGNVLVQARAHGLVGDRAEMRRLLVRTQPLTHYEPQGDAQRWREAEARLAAW, from the coding sequence GTGAAGTCGTACGCCGCTGTCGACCTCGGCGCGTCCAGCGGGCGTGTCATGGTCGGCCGCGTGAGCCCGGACTCGCTGGAGCTGGCTCAGGCGCACCGCTTCCCCAACCGGCCGGTCCGGGTTCCGGAGGGGCTGCGCTGGGATGTGCTGTCCCTGTACGCGGGGGTGCTGGACGGGCTGCGGGCGGCCGGTCAGGTGGACTCGGTCGGCATCGACAGCTGGGCCGTGGACTATGGCCTGCTCGACGCCGACGGGGCGCTGCTCGGCAACCCCGTCCACTACCGCGACGCCCGGACCGAGGGTGTCGCGGAGAAGGTGTGGGGAGCCGTCCCGGCCGCCGAACTCTACGCGGCCACGGGCCTTCAGTACGCGCCCTTCAACACCCTGTACCAGCTGACGGCCGCGGCTTCCTCGGCCCAACTGGCGCAGGCCCGGCGGCTGTTGCTCATCCCCGACCTGCTGACCTACTGGCTGACCGGCGAGCAGGGCACCGAGCTCACCAACGCGTCCACCACCCAGCTCATCGATCCCCGGACGCGCGACTGGTCCTACGACGTCGCCGCCCGGCTCGGCGTCGACCTGAGCCTGTTCGCGCCCCTGCGGCAGCCCGGCGACCCGGCCGGTCTGCTGCGGGCCGAGGTGCTGGAGGAGACGGGACTGACCGGGCCCGTGCCGGTGACGGCCGTCGGCTCGCACGACACGGCGTCGGCCGTGGCCGCCGTCCCCGCCACCGGTGAACGGTTCGCCTACATCTGCACCGGCACCTGGTCCCTGGCCGGACTGGAACTGGACGCGCCCGTGCTCACCGAGGAGAGCCGCGCCGCGAACTTCACCAACGAGCTGGGGCTGGACGGCACGGTCCGCTACCTGCGCAACATCATGGGGCTGTGGCTGCTCCAGGAGTGCGTACGGGCCTGGGGCGACCCGGAGCTGGGCGGACTGCTGCGGGATGCGGCCGCCGTGCCCGCGCTGCGGTCGGTGGTGGACGCGGGGGACGCGGCCTTCCTGGCCCCCGGGCGGATGCCGGAGCGCATCGCCGAGGCGTGCCGCGCCTCCGGGCAGCCGGTGCCCGCCTCTCCCGCCGAGATCACGCGCTGCATCCTGGACTCCCTCGCCCTCGCCCACCGGCGGGCCGTCGAGGAGGCCCAGCGGCTCGCCGACCATCCGGTCGACGTCGTCCACATCGTCGGCGGCGGCACCCGCAACGCGCTGCTGTGTCAGCTCACCGCCGACGCCTGCGGGCTGCCGGTGGTGGCCGGTCCGACGGAGGCGGCCGCGCTCGGCAACGTGCTCGTCCAGGCCCGGGCCCACGGGCTGGTGGGCGATCGCGCCGAGATGCGCCGGCTGCTCGTCCGTACGCAGCCCCTGACCCACTACGAGCCGCAGGGCGACGCCCAGCGCTGGCGCGAGGCGGAGGCCCGGCTCGCCGCGTGGTGA